One Candidatus Bathyarchaeia archaeon genomic window, TTGCGAAAATCTTGGCACAATCTCCCGAAGAAGGAGTAGTTAGCTGATGCCGCTAAGAGATAATCGACCGAACTGGTCAGAGCGACCGTTGTCGGGTTACAAGAAGTTCTACCAACCATTGACGTTTGAAGAGGTCAAACGTTTGCTCGGAATAATTATTGGTTCGAGATTGCTAACTGCAATTACTTACGTTGACAGTCGTGGACAAATTCACGTCTTGAAACGTGCGTCACTTAACGGCATTCTAACTTCACCGATTCACAACTTCAAATCGTCAATGCTGAAGGCAGTCGAAGATGCAATCAATTCTTCTAACTGTGCTCGTGTAGAAGACTTGACGTTTGCGGGAGCGATTGGAGCAGTTCAAAAGGAAACGAAGACCGCTACGACTCCGTTCTTCTGGGAAGCGAATCGACGTGTTGCTTTGATTGACGAATACCAACCCGACGAACACGGACAACTATCTCAAGGCTTTCTCAAAGTGATGGAGTGGGAGCCTTTCTCTCGACAAACCGCTTACGAAGTTCTACAGAAGAAGAATTCACATGGTCAACTTGGGACTTACTTCCGTGTCAAGAAGGGAAAGATTGAGATTCTGTCGAAGAGCGTCTTCATTATCGCAACAATGGACTCTCCGCAATTTATTACTCGCTCGAAGCGTGGTCAAGCACTCGGTGACCGTTGTCTAATCATGCGTTACGAGGTCACTAACGAAGAATCTGATTCGATTCTTGGATTCGCTGAGAAAGAATCCGACGTTACTATTCCAATTGTGACTCCGAAGGAGTCTGAAGTGCACATTTCGAAGGAAGAGAGTCAGCGAATCTTTGACATCTACAAGACTCTCTACGGAGAGATTCAGAATCCGAGAATGTTCGAGGACATGGTTCGTGCTTACGCTGTTCTCGGTTATCTCGACACGAATGTATGTGGCTTGATTGCTAAGGCGAAGAAACCACTTTGGAGAAGACCGAAAGAGAACGAGAGCGTAGAAAAGAAGTCTACCGTTCTCGAATCAGCCGACGAAGTTGAAGAGGATTCTACTTCTGACTTGCAGATTGTTGAGATGAAAGGCAGAGATGATGCGGGAGTGGGAGTAGGGCAATGACATTTGGAGATACTATTGGACTTCCCAACGAAACTCCCGAGGAAAAAGCACTGAGGAAGAAGTATCATTTCAAGAAAGGGCGTTACGTTTCTTTCAAGTGTCCAATTTGCAAGCGTTACAACTTTACGAAGAATTGTGCTCGAATCACGGAGATTCCATTGGGTTTCAAGTGTCCACGCTGTGATTCTGACTTCTATCTGCAATTTGTCGGCGAAGACATTGTTCTTGGTTACGTCAGTTCGGTAATGACTAAGACCAAGATTGTCTCAGAGAAGCACGAAGATATTCTGACTCTTGAGGAAAGAATCAGAGAAGCGGAGAAGGGGTTCGAGGAATGACGGGTGTTGTAGGTGGCTCAAAGTTTTCGAGAATCTATCATACACGGGAATCGAGACAGCGAGAACTTGACGGTTGGTCACTTGAAGAAGCGCACGAGTATTTCAGACCATCCGCGGGTCCATACGAGGATTCTTCTGTTGACTCCGTTTTCGATAAGATTCACGATTGGGGTCGTGAGCACGGTGGTTGGACAAGTCATAAAGCGTTGAAAGAGCTTCGGGAGCATACTGTATACACTCTGTCTGACGAGCAGAGGGATGAAATCGTCAGAGATGTCAACCTGACGCTTGAGCGAGAACTTGCCGTTAAGAAAACAACTCTCAAGAAGACGGGACAAGTTGTGTATCGTGACTCTCGCTCGGGTAGGTTTAGACGACTTTTTCCTATGACTCGGAAAGAGCAAGACACTATTGATAGGTTGGAGAGAGAATCGGAATCGGCTCGTGTAGCCCAAAGTTCAACACGAGGTTCTCCGAAAAAGTAGATTTTGAGAGACGTAACTTCTTGGAAACGCATTTACAAACCATTTCGGTTTAATCTGATAACGATTGTTCCTCTAAGCAAAGAAGACTATCGGGACGCTCCCGTGTGGGAGTCTTTTGCCGACGGAAGCAACATTGCGGCTAACTATGACGGTATGCGTCACATCTTCGCGGATATTGATACTCTTCGACCTAACCGTCGAATGCGTAGAATTCTGAAGCGAACTTTGTCATGGAGAACTCCCAAAGGGTTCTGTGCCGTTTTCTCGGGACCACTTGAGAAACGATTCTATGACGCAATCTACGCCGTGCGCTGTGCGGACTTAGTGAAGGATAAGAAGGGAAAATGGCTCTGGGGCGAAATTGACCGAGACGATTTGCGCTTCGGTCTTCGACTTCGGAAGAAATTGATTGCGCTCGGTCTTACTGACCAGTTGGCTTTGCATGGAATTTTCAAAGACCTCGACAACTTGACCTACGTTCTCATTCCACCTTCTATTACTTGTAAATTCAATGGTTGGAAAGGTCAACATGTCAGAAAGCACACGTCACAAATTTCTTACTGTAATCAGTCACCGAATTCTGACCATAGACACGTCTTAGTCGCTCGACGCTTCTACAACTACACAGCGGACTTGATGTCGGTAAATGAATTTCTGAGATTAGTGTTGCGCTAATGTCAACTTCAGAGCTTCCTTTGGGTTGGTTCGAAAAGGTTATGCAGATTGCTCGGGAGAAAGGCACGCCGCTTAGTTCTCGCTCGCAAATCGGCAAAGTTGTTGCTCAAACACTGCCCGCGAGTCGTTGTGTTCGCAAGATTCTGATTGACAAAGTGCTTGAAACTTTAGGGCGAGAGCGAGTGTAGGATATGGCTCCAAGACTCCCAACTAACAACGGTTCTTACACCGACAACAATCTGAACTTCATCTATGGTTGTCGAAAAGTTGACGCTGAAGGTGGTTGTAAGCACTGCTACATCTCTCGATTTTGGGAGCACTACAAAGACCAAATGCATGAAGTCGGAGCCACCACAGCTTTCGACGGGAAATTCATAGAGTTCAATGAAGAGTTGCGACTAAGTGATTGTGATTCTCAGCCCGACAACTCGGTTCACTTTGTCAATGGACTAAGCGATACTTTTGCAGAATTCGTTTCTGATGAACAGCGAAATCGTTGGTTCGGATATTTGAAGGATAGACCATTTTTCCAGTTTATGCTTTGCACGAAGCGCACTGGAATGATGTGGCTCTATTTTTCAAAGCACAAAGTTCCAGGGAACGTTTGGGTTGGAACATCAATATGCAGAAAGAAAGACTTGTTCCGTCTTCCAATACTCAAGAAGATAGATGCTAAGGTTCGTTGGATTTCTTTCGAACCACTACTCGAAGATTTAGGTGAAGTAGACTTGAGTGGTATCTCTTTCATTTGTCTTGGTGGTGAAACAGAACCGAGACACAATTATCGACCGTTTGATGTCGAATGGGGAAAATCTATGCTTCTGAATGCTCGACGCTCTGGCACGAAGTTTTGGTATGATGGTGGCAACGGAACCAACGATTCGAGAAATGGAGCGTTATATTCTGAGCACTATCCAGATAGCGGAGTGCTACCGCAGGAGCGTTTCGAAGACTATCCCCGATATGTCGGTGATTCTGTGGCTCTTCGAAGAACACTTCACAAAGCGTTCAGTTTCCTACGAGACAATCCAACACAGCAAACTCTCGTAGGTTTGAGTGATTGAGTCTTTCTATCTTTCCTGAAAAAGACGAAAATGAAGAAGAAGTCTCGATACGGGAACAGTTCAATCCAGATTATCGCATTGCTAAAGCAATCGACCGGTCGAATCTTGTCAAACGTGCGAAAGAAAATCTTGAGAACATGATTGAGCACTACTATCGACAGATAGAGAAAGCCAAAGAAAATTCTTCGCTCGGTTTCAGTCAGACAACTTACGAAATGGACCAATCACGAGTTGCAATCTGGTTCTACAGAAACGTTGAGGATTGGATTCGATTGATGGTTGGTTGGGACGCGGCAGCTTTTTGGAGTCACATGATTTTTCGTGGTGTCTTCGAAGAGATGCAAAGTCTTGGTTTTCGACCAATGCGACCTTCTGACTGGTGGACACCGAAACAGAAAAGGCAATTCAGAAAGAAAAAGTTGGGTCTCTTGAGTGATATTGCGAATGCGAATCCTGATTGGTTGAAACCTGAAGAGAAATTGGAAATGATGTCACTCGTTCTCGCTCAAAAAAGGGACAAAAGGTCTGACTGGACCTATTTCTTCTACGGTTTTCGGGATTACTTCGGTCGTCGGGAATGGACCATCCGATACTCGCACAATTGGGCTTTTCAGTGGCTCTATGCGGGCGACGAGGAGTGGAGACAGGCATTCGGTGAAGTTCTTGCAGAATACACGGAACTTGCATGCATGGTAATCATTTCTGACTTGGAGACAGGCGTCTTCGAGCAGAACATGGAAGGTCTTGACATGGAAAACGAGATTCGTGCTTCGTTAATTTACAATCGTGTGAAGACAGAGATGAGGAACATTGACGCAAGAAGAATCATGGCGGGGGAGGAAACTCTGTTCAATCTACCGATTTTCGGAATCTGATGTCAGAACTCGAACCTGAAATCGAACTCGAAGTCGAGATGGACGAACCACTTGACCTTACCAAGAACGTTGACCTGCAAATCAGGTTCGGTCGCTTTTTCGGTCCGAGTGGTCGAGGAAAAACTCTGTTCATGGTTGGAGAAATCTATGCGGCTTGCATCGCATACGGAGCAAACCTCATCATAACAAATCTCAAACTCTTCAATCCACCCAAAGGTGTCGAAGTGTTTCAGAGCGGTGACATTCGAGTAATCATGGAGCGAATGGAACTTGCTTTCGAACGTGGTGAAGTCTTCGTTGTAGGAATTGACGAACTCGACAAGTCGGTGAACTCTCGTGCAAGCAAATCAAACTTCAACTTGTGGGTTGTGCGTCTTGCAGGAGATGCGAGAAAATCTGGTTGTCGAGCACTTTACTACTCCGCACAACCGAGAAAAGGCGTCGATTCGCTAATCAGAGCCAACGATTCGTTCGTAATTCTGCCTCGACATCTTTGTGACATTAACGATTGTCCTATGGCTTACTTGTGGCGTGACCCTGAAGCGTTCGAGAACGACTTCTTGCGGGGTGAAGAAAACTATCGTGACGCAATCACCTACGCTTCAATGTTCAAACTCGACTTCTTGCGGACTGGCTACGATACGAAACAGAAAATTATCTTGGCTCTCGACCCTACAATTCCTGAATCTGATGCTCCAGGACTAACGAAGAAGTTCTTGGACTGGTGTGCGGAGAAGAAAGTCGAACTTCCTGGTGAATCTTCTACTAACGTCATGAAGTTCATGTCACGCTGGAACTCTGCAACGTTTCTAATTCCTTACAGCAAGAAAGGACTCGACGTTATCTATACTGAACTGCTCCGTCTCGGAGCATTGAAGTTCGAAGCACCTGAAACTCCCGAGCCTAAAGCGGTTTCTAATCCACAGAAAACTCTTCTGAAATGTGTGAAGTGTGGTAACGAATGGCGTTCTCGCGTTGCAACTCCGAAGAAGTGTCCTCAGTGCCAATCAGCGAAGTGGAATGACTCTTTGGGAGAGCAGAAATGAGCAGTCCATTCAAGAAAGAAACTACTTGGCGAACTAATCGTCGAACTAAGAAACCCTTTCCAAATCCACTCGGGAGTGATTTAGACCGTGGTGCTTCGAGACAGGAAAAAGTTGATGCTCCTACAGAAAGTTCTGCTTCTTCCTACTCCGATTTTTTCTTCTGTGAAGTGTGCGAGCAAAATAAATCTGGTTCACACTACACTGTTTCGGGACATCTTTGCTGTCGAGAATGTATGTCCGACTACAAATCGGGCAGAATGCAAGCCGAAGCAGATTACGCACGAGCGCAAGAACTAATGACGTATTCAACTTCTTCGACGGGAGATTCAGAGCACACCCACATGGGAATTTGTTCTGTTTGCAATGCTCCACACCAACGAAATCTTTGCAGTGACGGACATAATGCCTGCTATAGTTGTCGTCCACCTGGTTGTAGGTTCAGAAGATGAACACGTGGGAATGTCCTCGTTGTTCCGTTGTGATTGAATTCCTTGGTAAGGACTACTCGAAGATTCAACAACACGTGTCTTCGCACTCTTCAGAAGCAGAACTTGAAGCACGAAAGCAAGAGTTCGACCTGAAATATTTCGGCAAAACGCTTAGTTAAGATGAATCCAACTGACTGCAATCTCGTTGAGTGGCTTAATGCTGAAGTGCGAGACTATCTTGCTTCAAAGTCCGAAGACTTGGACCACTTAGGGATTTACACACTTCCTGTCTTTTGGTGTGAAGACGAACGTGGTTACTTTGAACACTTTTCTACGCTTCCACGAATCGACTATCAACGACTCAAACGGTTGGAGCGTCGGCAACGAATGTTTCAGTTTGCTGTCTCAGTCTACTTTGTTGCGCTTGCAATCATCATTTGCGTTACAGGAAAAATCTAAAGTTTGCAACGAGATTCTCAACCAAAACACTATCAACAATGTGACCGTTCAAGCTGTTATCACTGCTCTGTTTGTGATGAGCCTCTTCTTCACTGCTCTAACAAGGGTATCGAGATAGCAAGCACTTGTGTCAACTTGTCTTGTAAAAACTTTGGAATCCGTGAAGACTTCGGACTTTGTTTCTTTAGAGATTTCTGGGAAGAGACAATGAAGGTTTGACAGCTAAAGATTTGACTGACTTTACTACGATTGGTTCTCCCTCGCACTGACTCTTATTTCTCGGTCTGAACTTACTCTTCGTCTGACTCCTCGACATCTTCGCCTTCTCTGTAACGTCTTGCACGGTCAGAGAGGTCGTGCGTCTTCTCGTGACGCTCCAGGACTTCTTTGTTCTTAGTTGTGAAATCGCAACCAAGATACTCGAACTTACAGTAAAGTGTCGGATTCCCGCGTCGAAAGCGTGAATCAGATTCGAGACACTCTTCGCAAAGTTTCAAAGGCGTTCCTGTGTAATAATTGTAACCGTTCTTCAACTCCGCAAACTTCTTACAGTTAGCGCATTGCTCTTCGATTTGCGGAACTTCTATCTCTCTATCTTTGTCTTGGTAGCGTCTCTCTCCGCTCTCTCCCGCATACGGATTCCGAATTCTTGGATAACTGTCTCTCGAACCTTTCGTTCTACCTGGACCACGAGGTCTTCCGTTCTCAATCAGAAACCAGAAGTTACCGAACCATGATACTGTTACGATTTTCTTGTGGTGTCTATGATATCGTTTCTTCCACTGCTCTCGTCGGTAAGCTTTCCACTTCTCGTATTCTTGTTTCGCAACGACTTGAAGTTTCCAAAATACAGGGTCAGCGAGACGTTTCTTCCCAACTTCTTCGAAGAACAACTTCGGATTGCTGACACCATTCCAACCTTCGACTTCGAAGAGTTCATTCCAATACTTGAAGCGATTCCAAAAGCGATTGTGTTTGTCCCACTTTCCCTGCAGAGGGTTGAAGCTTTTGAATGGGTCACGGGTGAAGTCCTTCGGACTAACGTCATGGGTTCCTTCTCTTCCGAGATACAAACCAGAAACCCATGCGCTCTGTTTCTCGACGTTGCGAAAGAGATAGGCTAACTCTTCGAGTTGAACGAACTCCCAGAACTCAAGTGCTGGAACAATTGTCTTGGGAGAAGTTCGAAATGCCACAAGTTTCTTCTGGAGTTCTCGGTATCTTGTGATGAGAGCCAGAATCTTTGCTTTCTCTGTCTCGTAATCGACCGCTCCTTTTCGAAGTTTCTTCTTGAGTTCTGCTAAGATAGCCTGAGTTCGAAGGTCGAGAACTTCTTCTATCGGCTGAACAGCTTGAAGGTCTTCCTGAGTTGCAACTTTAGCAATCTGTGCTGTCATTGTTCCTCGCTTTCCGAATTGTCGGACTTGTCTTCGAGTAGTTTGTCGATTTCTTGCCTCGTTAGTTCAGCAATCTTCCCTTTCATTCCTGTGCGAGCCAAACTTTTCAGTAGTTCAGGTGTCAGCAGTCCGTTCGCTTCAAGAATCGTAAGCAGTAACTCGTTCTGTTTTCTTGCGATAGGGTCTACAACTTCTTTCACAACTTCGACTTTCGGTTCACCACGCTTCGTAATCAGATTCAGTCTCGGTCGAAGTTTTCGGAATAGTTCTCGGATACCGTTCTCTCCGTCGGCAGTCCACGGAGACTTGTCATACTTGAGAGGGTCTACAGTGTGACCGAGACAGAACTCTCCATAGTTTCTTTCTCTCTCTTTCAGTTCGAGATTTCCGAGCAACGTTTGAAGTGTGTCTCTTCCCATTTCGTGAATCCGTAATCTCTCAGGATTCTCGATTCCTGACTCTTTCCGCAAGTCACGAATCTGTTCCTGTGCTCTGTGGTCACTCATGGGCTTGCCTCGTGTAGTGACAAAGAGCGAATCGTCTTTCGTAAGCGGTCTTCCGAGTTGGCTCTCTCGCTCTTCTAACAGGTCAGCGAGAGCGTCGATTTGGTCGTCCACAAGCATAGTGTAGAATTTGACATTGCGCTTCTTTCGAATCAGGTAACTGTTCTTGTCTCCTTTCGGAATTCTGACAGGCTCGATTTCCTCTTTCCAACGAATCTCAGGTGTCCGAGACTTGAGAACTTCGTAGATACTGAACCACTTCCGATTTAGGTCGAGGAATTCACCTGCTCCAAGTCCTGACAGAATTGTCAGAACGAGTGCTTTGTCTCGTTTGCTCTTGGTAGAGTTCACGAGTTGCCGAATTTCGTCGTAATCTACCGTGGTAGTGTCGGATTCGGCAGGCTCTCCGTTCTCTTTCTCTTCGACAGTCTCGTAAGTGAACTTGTAGTTGCGAGCGTTCTGTCTTCCTATCTTTAGTTCGAGAAACGATTGAACAGCCGCAACGTAACCCCGACGTGTGCGAGAATCCCATTCAGAATGAGAAAGAACCCACTCTTCAACTTCCTTAGCCCAGGCGGTTTGAGTCTCGAAGTCTCGTTCACCCTGAGCCTTCTTGACCGAATCAACCCAATCCGAGAATGCTCCGAACTTCCTGCTCAGGACATCAGCCCAATATGTGCGGAGTGCTCCGAGATACTTCCGAGCGGTCCCTGTCTTCTTCTTGGTAAGTAGAACTTGGAGAACGGGATTGTCCTTAGTCCACTGTTGCACGTCTACTTTGACGTTCCCGTGTCCCGACGGGAATCTGTGTGCGGTCACTTTGGAACACTCCAAAGCGTCTCTCGCTTCGCTCTCCGTCTCAGTAACTCGTGGACAATCTTTTCGTGTCGGTGCTGCGGACTCGCTCCGACGTAGATTACTTTCTCGACTTTCGCTCGAAGACTCTTTGCAACTTCACTCGATGCGGTATCAAGGTAGCAATACCAACAGATTCCTTCGTAAGGCAGTAAGTCAACTGAACTCGTGACTTCTGCGCAAAGAGCGCAACGTTCACGAGGCATTAGGCAACACTCCCTAAGACCTGACCGACGAAGAACCCTGTAACCGCTCTGAGTCCGAGTGGTGAGAAGACTCGGAACACTACGTTTAGAAATCTCGTTGATTCCATAGGAAAAATGCTACAAGAACCCTTAATTCCACTGGAAGCCGGCTCGCAGAAAACCGGACCGATTCAGGACTTGTCACAGCAAGGATTAGATCTCATCTTCGAAAGGGTCCTTTCAGGAGGAGAAGTCTTTCGCGACAGAAATCTCCTCAGGCACGACTACATGCCCGCGACCCTTCCCCACAGGGAAGAACAGATCAAACGGCTAGGATCTGTACTCGCTCCCGCCCTAACAAAGGATCACGTGTCGAACCTGTTCGCCTACGGCAAGACTGGAACAGGAAAAACAATAGTCACTAGATTTGTCCTCGACCGGTTGCAACGCAAGGCTCGCGAACATGGGCGAGCTCTCGACACGTGCTACGTCAATTGCCGACTTGCCGGGACAAACTATAGGGTAATCGCTGATCTCTGCAGGTCTCTCGGCCGCGAGGTTCCATTTACCGGACTCGCCGTAGGCGAGCTCTTGGACCGGTTCAGAAGCGCGCTCCAGTCACGTGGCTCCGCCTTCCTTGTCGTCCTCGACGAGATAGACGCGCTCGTGAAGAGGAGCGAAGACGACAGCCTGCTCTATGAGCTGACAAGGATAAACGAGAAGCTGACAGATGGCTGGATCGGGCTCATAGGAATCTCCAACGATCTCCACTTCAAAGACTTCCTCGACCCGAGAGTCCTGAGCTCGCTTGGAGAGGAAGAGGTCGTCTTCAAACCATACTCATCAGACGAACTATTCGACATTCTAAAAGAGCGAGCCGAGCTCGCCTTCCGCTCCGGAATCCTAGATCAAGGAGCCCTGCGCCTGTGTGCAGCCCTGGCCGCAGGAGAACATGGTGACGCTCGTCGCGCGCTTGACCTGCTGAGGGTGGCCGCTGAGATTGCTGAGAGATCACGCGAGCTACGCGTCCTAGAGAATCATGTCCGTGAAGCACAACAGAAGGTCGAGCATGACCGCGTCACAGAAGCCCTGTCATCCCTCCCCCTCCACTCTAGAATCCTTCTAATCTCGGTCATGCAACTGGAGAATGCTAGGAAAGAGAGTTCTGTTACAGGTGACGTGTACGAGGTATATCGAGAAATATGCGCTGCCGGCTCCGTCGAACCTCTCACCCAGAGAAGAGTCAGTGGATTGCTCAACGAGCTGGATATTATGGGCGTCCTAAACGCGCGCGTAGTAAGCTTTGGCAGGTATGGTCGTACAAAGAAGATCCGGCTAGGCGTCGAAGCCCGGTCAGTAACTGCGTCCTTCAACCAAGACGAGATGGTTCGAGGACTCCTCAATTATGCTCCGCGAAGCGTCCTCAAACACCAAACCAGCCTCTAGATGCATTGGCATAGATGATGGCCCGTTTCCACCGGAAACGGATGACACGATCAGGTATGCTCCTCTCCTAGCCGTCTGGTTGAAAGGACCTCATCTACACCAATTCAGAGCCGGCTGGATTACAGTGGACGGACTGGATGCAACCAGAAAGGCTGAGCATCTCCTCAAAGGGTCCACGCATACTCCTGTCTTACTGTCCGGCGTAACATTCGGAGGGTTCAATCTCATCGACCCATGGAAGATCCAGAAACTATGCAAAGCACCAGTAATCGTGGTTGTCGGTTCTCGGCCTGATAACAGGGCTGTGAAGCGCGCCCTGACTCGACACTTTCCCGATTGGAAGCGGAGATGGGACTTGATCAGGTCACTCGGCCCAATACAAAGGGTCAGGGCGATGATCGGCGAGGGTCCATTGTTCTTTGAACGGTTCGGATGTTCAACTCGAGAGGCTAGATTGATCCTGAAGACCTCGGCGTTCGTTTCGCGAGTCCCTGAACCGTTGCGGGTTGCGGGAGTTCTTGCTAGAGGTCTGTTCTTTTCCGAACCCTCTGGCTAGCTACTAGGTTACAGGAGGCTTTAGTCGTCCCGTTGAGGTTGCTGTGGACAGTCAACGGAATAATTCATGGATTTTGGATTGGGAGAGTTTTGCATGACTGGAAAAAAGGCCGCCAGAGAGAACCAGTTGAATGATTATTTCCGCAGACGTTGTTGCAATTACGAGAACTTCACTTGTGACCGTGTCTGGGAATGCGCGTTGTGTGCACGTCAGTCCGTGAAAGTTGAGCCGCTAATGGACGAGATGGAGTCGACTACAGTGGCTTCTCGGAGGAGGTGAGTTGACTGGAGACTTTGAGACAGGAAGAGGTTGTACGGCTTGAAGAGGCTCTTCTGAAGAAGATGGAAGAGAGGCTCACTCCTCTGATGGAGCAGGCTGCACGAGACGCGGCGCGAACGGCAATGCAAAGACTGCGGCTGGACATGATGGCTCACATCAGTAGACATGAGGAAACTATACAGAGGCTAGCGAAAGAGGCACTAGCCGCAAATCACGTTCCAAGATAGCTGCCTGTTTCCTACCCTCATACCGGATGGATGCAAGTCTGCCTAGTCGTTACTAGGTGCGCCTCAGCGGTTCTATGCCATTCGGTGGGAGAAGATCTGGTTCTTTCTAGGCGTTCTTGCATGTTGGGCAAAGCGGAATCTTGTTGACAATTCCCTTTGTCACAACGCAGTCTGTGCAAAGGTGCTTGCGGCAGGAACTGCAAGTTCTCTCATGCGCAGAGCAAACTGTCCCACCACAGACTTCGCATATCGCCTTGGACTTGAGGTCGCAAAGTGAACACTTCTGAGTATCATCCCAGATCATCTTTCCAGTAGCAGCCTGGATGATCTTGCGATAGGACTTACCCGCGGCAAGCATCTCCACGGTCACAATCGGAACATGCAGCAGTTGAACTCCGGTTACGGTTGCTTCGTCATGACCGCTGACCGCCTCCTTTGCCTTAGCTCGAATCATCTCCTCAGTTACCCCGGCAGGCGCAACTGTCACAGTGTTCTTCATTTCGAGTTCCGGAGGCAGTTTCGGCATGGATCCTGTTGATGGCTCTATCTCGAGGCAGTCGACAAAGAACCCTGTCGACGGGAGGTTTTCTACATGTCCCTCGAAGAGCAATGCGTCGCAGGCGCGACCATCAACCCCGTCAAACACGAGAACTCCAACGGCGAGTTTTTTCCGTCCATCATCAATCTGGAAGCTGGCAAAAAAATACGGTCGAAACTCAAGCCTCGGCATGGAAGAGAGCTTTAGGAACGTACCGTTTACCAGACCATGAGCCAAGATACGGGATGCGACAGCCCTCGCGACAGGTAGTGTCCCAGGGACCTTATGCCTCTCCGGTGCCTTGATGCTCTCAACTCTTTCCTTGAGTTTGGCTAGATCCCAAAGCTCGACGCCAAGCTTGCGAGCCATGAACTCCGCGTTCCCCGCGAACCCTTTTGGGGAAACGTAGATTCCGCTCTGAATGCCTAGACTCTTCAGGCGGGCCGCGAACTTCTCAACCTCTCGGCCATCGACCTGACTAGTGCCTTCCCAGCACTCAAATGCGACTTTCTGGATTTTCTTGCCTTTTTTTCTGGATGCGAGAATGTCTACAAAATAGCTTCGCGAATCCCCAGTCTGCGCATTCTTTTCAACCTCAAAACCCTCGACCCGACAGACGTCACAGACCATGTCCACTACAAAGTTGCCTGACTCGGCTCTTGCGTTCGTGGTCATGTGGGACCCGCGTGTATTCAATTTGAAGGTGCCAAAATTGTGGAATAAGCATGGTGTAACTATCACGGTCGTTGAGCGTGGGCAAGCAAGACTCAATAGCAATGGATACAAAACCGTATCCATGGGTAATCTGTACCCTCCAATGGATTGGCACGAAGGAACCCGCTCGGTTATCGACGAAACCCTTCGAGATCGAATACTACTCGCGCTGTTGCAACGCAGCAACCTCACTAAAGCGCAGTTCGAAACGCTTCTCGTAGACCAGTTGGGTCATGATATGGCGAATAAACGCCTAACAAGGAATGATATGGCTCAATTACGCCGAGATCAGAAGGGAATAAGCCGCGGATCCTTCAATAGAACCCTAAAGCAAGCGAGGGAAAATGTTGTGGAAGCAATTCACACTGTTCTTCTGCTCGGCTACTGCGGGATGACGGAGTCGCCAAGTATCGCTCCATTCTTGGAGGCCTCAGAACGTCTTAAGGGGCAGACCTCTCAGCTCCGAGAATCCGCCCAGAACGAACCAGAAGTCTATCAAAGAACCGTGGACTCCATAATTGAGGACCTCGAGCAAGCCTTCAAAGCACTTTTCGGAAGAAATCGTGACATGTGACGTCACGTGAGTGATTAGATTATCACACCTATCACATCTATCACTTACGAAGCGGGTGGGGCAGAATTTGTTCGAGGGGCAAGAGTAAGTGTAACCGGCCTCGTCATGTGCTTGACGTCATAATGCAACGGGGGAGTCACGTCTCCATCACTTGTGATAGAGCTATGGAGGTGTCCCACCTCACAATCGTTAGTGTTAAA contains:
- a CDS encoding zinc-ribbon domain-containing protein; translated protein: MSELEPEIELEVEMDEPLDLTKNVDLQIRFGRFFGPSGRGKTLFMVGEIYAACIAYGANLIITNLKLFNPPKGVEVFQSGDIRVIMERMELAFERGEVFVVGIDELDKSVNSRASKSNFNLWVVRLAGDARKSGCRALYYSAQPRKGVDSLIRANDSFVILPRHLCDINDCPMAYLWRDPEAFENDFLRGEENYRDAITYASMFKLDFLRTGYDTKQKIILALDPTIPESDAPGLTKKFLDWCAEKKVELPGESSTNVMKFMSRWNSATFLIPYSKKGLDVIYTELLRLGALKFEAPETPEPKAVSNPQKTLLKCVKCGNEWRSRVATPKKCPQCQSAKWNDSLGEQK
- a CDS encoding DUF5131 family protein, yielding MAPRLPTNNGSYTDNNLNFIYGCRKVDAEGGCKHCYISRFWEHYKDQMHEVGATTAFDGKFIEFNEELRLSDCDSQPDNSVHFVNGLSDTFAEFVSDEQRNRWFGYLKDRPFFQFMLCTKRTGMMWLYFSKHKVPGNVWVGTSICRKKDLFRLPILKKIDAKVRWISFEPLLEDLGEVDLSGISFICLGGETEPRHNYRPFDVEWGKSMLLNARRSGTKFWYDGGNGTNDSRNGALYSEHYPDSGVLPQERFEDYPRYVGDSVALRRTLHKAFSFLRDNPTQQTLVGLSD
- a CDS encoding tyrosine-type recombinase/integrase — encoded protein: MTAHRFPSGHGNVKVDVQQWTKDNPVLQVLLTKKKTGTARKYLGALRTYWADVLSRKFGAFSDWVDSVKKAQGERDFETQTAWAKEVEEWVLSHSEWDSRTRRGYVAAVQSFLELKIGRQNARNYKFTYETVEEKENGEPAESDTTTVDYDEIRQLVNSTKSKRDKALVLTILSGLGAGEFLDLNRKWFSIYEVLKSRTPEIRWKEEIEPVRIPKGDKNSYLIRKKRNVKFYTMLVDDQIDALADLLEERESQLGRPLTKDDSLFVTTRGKPMSDHRAQEQIRDLRKESGIENPERLRIHEMGRDTLQTLLGNLELKERERNYGEFCLGHTVDPLKYDKSPWTADGENGIRELFRKLRPRLNLITKRGEPKVEVVKEVVDPIARKQNELLLTILEANGLLTPELLKSLARTGMKGKIAELTRQEIDKLLEDKSDNSESEEQ
- a CDS encoding DUF99 family protein; translated protein: MLREASSNTKPASRCIGIDDGPFPPETDDTIRYAPLLAVWLKGPHLHQFRAGWITVDGLDATRKAEHLLKGSTHTPVLLSGVTFGGFNLIDPWKIQKLCKAPVIVVVGSRPDNRAVKRALTRHFPDWKRRWDLIRSLGPIQRVRAMIGEGPLFFERFGCSTREARLILKTSAFVSRVPEPLRVAGVLARGLFFSEPSG
- a CDS encoding orc1/cdc6 family replication initiation protein, whose translation is MSQQGLDLIFERVLSGGEVFRDRNLLRHDYMPATLPHREEQIKRLGSVLAPALTKDHVSNLFAYGKTGTGKTIVTRFVLDRLQRKAREHGRALDTCYVNCRLAGTNYRVIADLCRSLGREVPFTGLAVGELLDRFRSALQSRGSAFLVVLDEIDALVKRSEDDSLLYELTRINEKLTDGWIGLIGISNDLHFKDFLDPRVLSSLGEEEVVFKPYSSDELFDILKERAELAFRSGILDQGALRLCAALAAGEHGDARRALDLLRVAAEIAERSRELRVLENHVREAQQKVEHDRVTEALSSLPLHSRILLISVMQLENARKESSVTGDVYEVYREICAAGSVEPLTQRRVSGLLNELDIMGVLNARVVSFGRYGRTKKIRLGVEARSVTASFNQDEMVRGLLNYAPRSVLKHQTSL